The Argentina anserina chromosome 3, drPotAnse1.1, whole genome shotgun sequence genome includes a region encoding these proteins:
- the LOC126788904 gene encoding mediator of RNA polymerase II transcription subunit 15a — protein sequence MDTNNWRPPPGGEPAMDAGDWRSQLQADSRQRIVNKIMDTLKRHLPFSGQEGLHELKKIAVRFEEKIYTAATSQSDYLRKISLKMLTMENKSQNTIGNNSLPSNSGGNSNRPPDPGSFGMQAQAPNQGQSLSMPVPANQSQTRQQLLSQNIQNNITPAGVQNSAGLSSALPPASGLTQNPMVGQSANLQSMSGTSHNSLGNSMGQGVASNMFANPQRPMPGRQQVVPQQQQQQPQNSQQYMYQQQLQQQLMKPNFKPGNMQLVQNHMQQQQQQQQQQQNLLQPPQLQSSQQSVMQPPAVQSSLSSLQHNQQPAMQHSSQSMLQQHPQSVLRQQQQPQQSSVVHQQQTPIPQQPILPTQPQLMVQQPNSTNLPQNQLIGQQNNVGDMQQQQQQQRLLSQQNNMLNLQQQQQQQQQQQQHQLMSQQNNLSNMHQQQLGPQNNVTGLQQQQHLGSQIGNSSMQTNQHPAHMLQAKVQQHQSSSLPTQGHQSQPQASQQQLLSQIQSQPSQMQQPMGMQQQPNALQRDMTQRMQASGHVSGAMLQPLNVMEQQKQLYQSQRPETSSTSMDSSHSTAQTGHTNGADWQEEVYQKIKVMKEMYFPELSEMYQKIAAKLHQQDSLPQQPKSDQLDKLKMFKTMLERLRAVLQLTKSNISLGLKEKLGLYEKQIINFINTNRPRKPVQLPPPHMQPMQQSQPQITQVQSHENQMNPQLQPMNLQGPVATMQQNNMTGLQQNSMSSLSGVSTAQQNMMNPLQPSSNMDPGQTALNSLQQVPVGSIQQTAVSAPQQANMNALSSQNGINMLQNNINPLQSNSGILHSQHLKQQEQQLHQNQIKQQYQQRQMQQQLMQKQQIIQQQQQQLQQQAKQQMPGQLQAHQIPQPHQISDVNDVKIRPGMGVKPGAFQQHMSVAQRGYPHLQMKGSQYPVTSNNSLQAHSPQLSQHSSPQVDPHLIVPKAGTPLQNASSPFVNPSPSTPIAPSPMPGDSEKPSSLSNAGNVGHQHTTGTGAQVQSLAIGTPGISASPLLAEFSGPDGTHATALSTISGKLSVTEQPLERLIKAVKSISPKALSASVSDIGSVVSMIDRIAGSAPGNGSRAAVGEDLVAMTKCRLQARNFITHDGTTNGTRKMRRYTSAMPLNVVSSGGSLNDSFKQMTGSETSDLESTATSRIKRPRIEANHALMEEIREINRRLIDTVVDISDEDVDPSAAAAERGEGTIVKCSFDAVALSPNLKSQYASAQMSPIQPLRLLVPTNYPNCSPILLDKFPVEVSKEYEDLSVKAKSRFSISLRSISQPMSLGEIARTWDICARAVISEHAQRSGGGSFSSKYGTWENCLSAA from the exons ATGGACACGAATAACTGGAGGCCTCCTCCAGGTGGGGAGCCTGCAATGGATGCAGGAGATTGGAGGAGCCAGTTGCAGGCAGATTCACGGCAGAGAATTGTTAATAAGAT TATGGATACGTTGAAGAGGCATCTTCCCTTCTCCGGTCAAGAGGGATTGCATGAACTCAAGAAAATCGCTGTTAGGTTTGAGGAAAAGATTTATACTGCTGCTACAAGCCAG TCGGATTATTTACGAAAAATATCTCTGAAGATGCTGACGATGGAGAACAAGTCTCAGAACACCATAGGAAACAATTCTTTACCAAGCAACTCTGGTGGTAATAGTAACAGACCCCCTGATCCAG GATCTTTCGGTATGCAAGCCCAAGCCCCCAATCAAGGACAGTCACTCTCTATGCCAGTTCCAGCCAATCAGTCTCAAACACGCCAACAGCTCTTATCACAGAACATTCAGAATAACATAACTCCTGCTGGAGTTCAAAATTCTGCTGGGTTGTCATCTGCACTACCCCCTGCATCTGGTCTCACCCAGAACCCTATGGTTGGACAAAGTGCAAACTTGCAAAGTATGTCGGGTACATCACATAATTCATTAGGGAACTCCATGGGCCAGGGGGTAGCCTCAAATATGTTTGCTAATCCCCAAAGGCCAATGCCAGGAAGACAACAGGTAGTTCCCCAACAGCAACAACAGCAACCCCAAAACTCACAGCAGTATATGTACCAACAACAGTTACAACAACAGCTTATGAAGCCAAACTTTAAGCCGGGAAACATGCAACTTGTGCAAAATCATATGCAACAGCAAcagcaacagcagcagcagcagcaaaaCTTATTACAACCACCTCAATTGCAATCTTCCCAGCAATCTGTTATGCAACCTCCTGCAGTGCAGTCTTCTCTCTCTAGTCTGCAGCATAATCAACAACCTGCCATGCAACACTCGTCACAATCCATGCTTCAGCAGCATCCTCAATCTGTTCTCCGTCAGCAACAGCAGCCTCAACAGTCTTCTGTTGTCCATCAGCAGCAAACACCAATCCCACAGCAGCCAATATTGCCTACACAGCCACAGCTTATGGTGCAACAGCCAAATTCGACAAACTTGCCGCAAAATCAGCTTATCGGGCAACAAAACAATGTCGGGGAcatgcagcagcagcagcaacagcaAAGGTTACTGAGCCAGCAGAATAATATGTTAAACTtgcaacagcagcagcagcagcaacaacaacaacagcaacaCCAATTAATGTCTCAGCAAAACAACCTTTCAAATATGCATCAGCAACAGTTGGGCCCACAGAATAATGTTACTGGATTACAGCAACAGCAGCACCTTGGTAGTCAAATTGGCAACTCAAGCATGCAAACTAATCAGCATCCTGCACACATGCTGCAAGCCAAGGTTCAGCAACATCAGAGTTCATCGTTACCCACTCAAGGACACCAGTCCCAACCCCAGGCTTCACAACAACAATTATTGTCTCAGATTCAATCTCAGCCCTCACAGATGCAACAACCTATGGGTATGCAACAGCAACCGAATGCACTGCAACGAGATATGACGCAAAGAATGCAAGCATCGGGTCATGTATCAGGAGCCATGCTTCAACCACTAAATGTAATGGAACAGCAAAAGCAGTTATATCAGTCTCAAAGACCTGAGACATCATCAA CGTCTATGGATTCCAGTCATTCCACAGCCCAGACTGGACATACAAATGGTGCAGATTGGCAAGAGGAGGTCTATCAAAAG ATAAAAGTCATGAAGGAGATGTACTTCCCCGAGCTAAGTGAAATGTACCAAAAAATTGCTGCTAAACTTCATCAG CAAGATTCTCTTCCGCAACAGCCAAAGTCAGATCAGCTTGATAAGCTGAAAATGTTCAAGACCATGCTTGAGCGCCTCAGAGCAGTCTTACAATTGACAAAAAGTAACATATCACTTGGTCTGAAGGAGAAGCTGGGTTTATACGAGAAGCagataataaattttattaatacaAATAGACCCAGGAAGCCAGTGCAGCTCCCCCCGCCGCATATGCAGCCCATGCAGCAGTCACAACCCCAAATCACTCAAGTGCAATCTCATGAAAATCAGATGAACCCACAATTGCAACCCATGAACTTGCAAGGTCCTGTGGCAACAATGCAGCAGAACAATATGACTGGCTTGCAGCAAAATTCTATGTCTTCATTATCTGGGGTTTCAACAGCACAGCAGAACATGATGAATCCTTTGCAGCCAAGTTCCAATATGGATCCAGGACAAACTGCTCTAAACTCGCTGCAGCAGGTCCCTGTGGGCTCTATCCAACAAACTGCTGTCAGTGCTCCCCAACAAGCTAATATGAATGCCTTATCATCCCAAAATGGGATCAACATGCTTCAGAACAACATTAATCCCCTTCAGTCAAATTCTGGTATTCTTCATAGCCAACATCTGAAACAGCAGGAACAGCAATTGCATCAGAATCAAATCAAGCAACAATATCAACAACGACAGATGCAGCAGCAGTTGATGCAGAAGCAACAGATAATtcaacagcagcagcaacagtTACAGCAGCAAGCAAAGCAGCAGATGCCTGGACAGTTGCAGGCACACCAGATTCCGCAGCCTCATCAAATCAGTGATGTTAATGATGTGAAAATTAGACCGGGGATGGGTGTTAAGCCAGGGGCTTTTCAGCAACATATGTCTGTAGCCCAGCGTGGTTATCCTCATCTGCAAATGAAAGGATCCCAATATCCTGTTACATCAAATAATTCACTCCAGGCTCATTCTCCTCAACTTTCACAGCATTCATCTCCCCAAGTTGACCCCCATTTGATAGTCCCTAAAGCTGGGACCCCTTTGCAAAATGCTAGTTCACCATTTGTCAACCCATCTCCCTCAACTCCCATAGCTCCATCGCCTATGCCAGGGGATTCAGAGAAACCTTCCTCCCTCTCAAATGCTGGAAATGTTGGACATCAACACACAACTGGCACTGGAGCTCAGGTTCAGTCCCTTGCCATTGGCACCCCTGGGATTTCAGCCTCTCCTTTGCTCGCTGAATTTAGCGGTCCAGATGGCACTCATGCTACTGCTTTGTCAACTATATCTGGCAAGTTGAGTGTTACAGAGCAGCCTCTTGAGCGCTTGATTAAAGCG GTCAAATCAATATCACCAAAGGCATTGAGTGCATCTGTCAGTGACATAGGTTCAGTAGTGAGTATGATTGATAGAATAGCAGGTTCAGCACCAGGTAATGGATCTAGAGCTGCAGTCGGTGAGGATCTGGTTGCTATGACAAAATGCCGTCTGCAAGCAAGAAACTTCATCACTCATGATGGAACAACAAATGGGACAAGGAAAATGAGGCGATACACAAGTGCCATGCCCTTAAATGTGGTGTCATCAGGTGGCAGCCTGAATGATAGTTTCAAGCAGATGACCGGTTCAGAGACATCTGACCTGGAGTCTACTGCAACATCTCGTATCAAAAGACCTAGGATTGAg GCTAATCATGCTCTTATGGAAGAAATAAGAGAAATAAATCGGCGTCTTATAGACACAGTTGTTGATATCAGTGATGAAGATGTTGATCCGAGTGCAGCAGCTGCTGAAAGGGGTGAAGGAACCATTGTCAAGTGCTCTTTTGATGCTGTGGCGCTGAGTCCCAACTTGAAATCACAATATGCTTCAGCACAAATG TCTCCGATTCAGCCATTAAGACTGCTTGTTCCAACAAATTATCCCAACTGCTCTCCGATACTGTTAGACAAGTTTCCAGTTGAAGTCAG CAAGGAGTACGAAGATCTTTCTGTGAAGGCAAAATCAAGGTTTAGCATCTCTTTACGAAGCATTTCGCAGCCCATGTCCCTTGGGGAGATAGCAAGGACTTGGGATATCTGTGCACGTGCAGTTATTTCTGAGCATGCGCAGAGAAGTGGTGGAGGAAGCTTCAGCTCAAAGTACGGCACATGGGAAAACTGTTTGAGTGCTGCTTGA